One window of the Hippocampus zosterae strain Florida chromosome 8, ASM2543408v3, whole genome shotgun sequence genome contains the following:
- the LOC127605714 gene encoding transmembrane protein 125, which translates to MPELDDIPTPRGPRGLEMGLHSAVDPIQIQHGILEEQVELWWFREPGKSLLCYSIAVLLIVGCGLGGVGLLSTTTSVSSEWRLGAGTALCLLALGVLLKQLLSSAVQDMNCIRSRQQIDMLKSGGLSDFLVVLIAGLSLLICGGVLLHLALLNHMPKPGQALNDMYISGVVLLTGGGAVVVGLGFYSLVVILLERTRHGRRVVDRILNIFTITGHMDHRARRETTSSLANLI; encoded by the coding sequence ATGCCCGAATTGGACGATATTCCCACCCCGAGGGGACCTAGAGGCCTTGAAATGGGCCTCCATAGTGCCGTTGACCCAATTCAGATACAGCACGGCATCCTGGAGGAACAAGTGGAGCTGTGGTGGTTCCGAGAACCCGGAAAGTCTCTGCTGTGCTATTCCATCGCTGTGTTGCTCATCGTGGGCTGCGGGCTCGGAGGTGTCGGCCTCctctccaccaccaccagcgtTTCAAGCGAATGGCGGCTGGGTGCGGGCACAGCCCTTTGCCTGCTCGCTTTGGGGGTTTTGCTCAAACAACTGCTCAGCTCAGCCGTGCAGGACATGAATTGCATTCGAAGCCGACAGCAGATTGACATGCTAAAAAGTGGAGGATTATCGGATTTCCTGGTGGTTTTGATCGCTGGACTGTCCCTGCTCATTTGTGGAGGGGTTCTACTGCATCTGGCCCTTTTGAACCACATGCCCAAACCTGGCCAAGCATTGAATGACATGTACATATCTGGTGTGGTGTTGCTGACCGGAGGAGGTGCTGTAGTTGTGGGCCTTGGATTTTACTCTCTAGTGGTCATCCTGCTTGAGAGAACCCGGCACGGACGGAGGGTTGTGGACAGGATTTTGAACATCTTCACCATCACTGGACACATGGACCACCGGGCTCGTCGAGAAACTACCTCCAGTCTGGCTAATCTCATATGA